The proteins below come from a single Rhodohalobacter sp. SW132 genomic window:
- a CDS encoding alpha-amylase family glycosyl hydrolase yields MKRSLPFFLLLLYLTIFSSHLHAQEVTLQFQVNMSYQIEAGNFDSQSEFVDVAGTFNNWGGDLIQLQDENQDSVYSVTVDGFTVGETIEYKFRINGQWDGREEFPGTGNNRSYTVEPGENVISVWYNNEVDPDGPPAADFFTPSRDVFTNTVVQFDNRSTGNITSWKWTFEGGVPATSGQENPVVRYSTTGSFDVQLVASNESESDTLLVEDYITVLERETGDTHWWNKTVFYEIFVRSFYDSSGDGIGDFKGLTQKLDYLNDGDPSTDSDLGITGIWLMPINESPTYHGYDVIDYRSINPDYGTMEDFKEFLDAAHERGIKVIIDYVMNHTSTEHLWFQKSAAGDPHYRDFYRWSDTNPGYSGPWGQQVWHNSHDGQHFDEYYYGLFWSGMPDLNYDNPAVKDSMFAISDFWINEIGVDGFRQDAVIYIHEDGEILKNTPETLQFWQDFNANLKAANPEAFAVGEAWEPTDIALQYVTDDRLDYVFEFDLAQAILNGVNNENAEPILSHMQVVYDEYPFLQFGTFLTNHDQDRVMNVLGQDIDKAKVAASLYLTLPGIPYLYYGEEVGMLGQKPDEDIRLPMQWSSEPNAGFTEGSPWRSPNSNFAEYNVEVMEDDENSLLNHYKELIRFRSNHPQMQTGEYEAAVTSRNDVIAFFRYDENLDDTKLIVINLGDSEITDLSLDHSNSMLVESDAIYSYDNLLTGNRNSGNAGPSEAGYTSQILNIEPRSTNIYSPVVFSLSTEEPEQVRDFELHQNYPNPFNPATTISFYLPQSEEVTLTVFDITGRRVATLVDQPMNAGIHNQTFDASALSSGIYFYRLEAGSFSDVQKMTLIK; encoded by the coding sequence ATGAAAAGATCTCTACCTTTTTTCCTGTTACTTTTATATCTGACTATTTTTTCTTCACATCTGCACGCCCAGGAGGTCACTCTCCAGTTTCAGGTAAATATGAGCTACCAGATTGAAGCTGGTAATTTCGACTCTCAATCGGAATTTGTGGATGTGGCGGGTACGTTTAATAACTGGGGAGGTGACTTAATTCAGCTCCAGGACGAAAACCAAGATTCGGTCTACTCGGTAACGGTTGATGGGTTTACAGTCGGTGAAACGATTGAGTACAAGTTTCGGATCAATGGCCAGTGGGACGGCCGAGAGGAGTTTCCCGGAACCGGCAATAACCGCAGCTACACGGTTGAGCCCGGGGAGAACGTCATCTCCGTCTGGTACAATAATGAAGTGGATCCCGATGGACCACCGGCTGCCGATTTTTTCACCCCGTCACGAGACGTGTTCACCAACACCGTTGTTCAGTTCGATAACCGCTCTACCGGCAATATTACGTCCTGGAAATGGACCTTTGAGGGTGGTGTGCCAGCAACATCAGGTCAGGAAAATCCGGTCGTCAGATACTCCACAACCGGAAGTTTTGATGTGCAGCTTGTCGCATCCAATGAAAGCGAGAGCGATACGCTTCTGGTTGAAGATTACATCACCGTTTTAGAACGCGAGACCGGCGACACCCACTGGTGGAACAAAACGGTGTTTTACGAGATTTTTGTCCGCAGTTTTTACGACTCCAGCGGTGATGGGATTGGCGATTTTAAGGGACTCACTCAAAAGCTGGACTACCTGAACGACGGTGATCCCAGTACAGACAGCGATCTTGGTATTACAGGTATCTGGCTGATGCCGATTAACGAATCGCCCACCTACCACGGGTATGATGTGATCGACTACCGTTCCATCAATCCGGATTACGGCACGATGGAGGACTTCAAAGAATTCCTGGATGCAGCTCACGAACGTGGCATTAAGGTGATCATCGATTATGTGATGAACCACACCTCTACCGAACACCTGTGGTTTCAGAAATCTGCGGCAGGTGATCCCCACTACCGCGACTTCTACCGCTGGAGTGATACAAATCCCGGCTACAGTGGACCGTGGGGACAGCAGGTGTGGCACAACAGTCACGATGGCCAGCATTTTGATGAGTACTACTATGGGCTGTTCTGGAGCGGTATGCCCGATCTGAACTATGACAATCCCGCGGTGAAAGATTCGATGTTTGCCATTTCAGATTTCTGGATCAATGAGATTGGCGTTGACGGTTTTCGGCAGGATGCGGTGATCTACATCCACGAGGATGGAGAGATCCTCAAAAACACCCCTGAGACGCTTCAGTTCTGGCAGGATTTTAACGCCAACCTGAAGGCGGCCAATCCTGAGGCGTTTGCTGTGGGTGAAGCGTGGGAGCCGACCGACATCGCCCTGCAGTATGTAACCGACGACCGGCTCGATTACGTATTTGAGTTCGACCTGGCGCAGGCCATTCTGAACGGCGTAAACAACGAAAATGCGGAGCCGATACTCTCGCACATGCAGGTAGTGTATGATGAATATCCCTTTTTGCAGTTCGGCACCTTCCTGACCAATCACGACCAGGACCGTGTGATGAACGTGCTTGGTCAGGATATTGACAAAGCAAAGGTAGCGGCTTCGCTCTACCTCACGCTGCCGGGCATTCCCTATCTCTACTATGGCGAGGAAGTGGGCATGCTGGGTCAAAAGCCTGATGAAGATATCCGCCTGCCGATGCAGTGGAGCAGCGAGCCAAATGCGGGCTTTACTGAAGGGTCGCCCTGGCGGTCGCCCAATTCCAACTTTGCGGAGTATAATGTTGAGGTTATGGAGGATGATGAGAATTCGCTGCTGAATCACTACAAGGAGTTGATCCGTTTCAGGAGCAACCATCCTCAAATGCAGACCGGCGAGTATGAGGCGGCAGTAACATCCCGAAACGATGTGATCGCTTTTTTCCGGTATGATGAGAACCTGGATGACACCAAACTGATCGTCATTAACCTGGGCGATAGTGAGATTACCGATTTGTCCCTTGATCACTCCAACAGTATGCTGGTTGAGAGTGATGCAATCTACAGCTACGATAATCTTCTAACGGGCAATCGCAATTCCGGAAACGCGGGCCCTTCCGAGGCCGGGTACACCTCTCAAATTCTAAACATCGAACCACGCTCTACAAATATTTACAGTCCGGTTGTTTTTTCGTTGTCGACAGAAGAACCCGAGCAGGTAAGAGACTTTGAACTCCATCAAAACTACCCCAACCCGTTTAATCCGGCTACGACGATCTCATTTTACCTGCCGCAATCCGAAGAGGTCACGCTAACCGTATTTGATATCACGGGGCGCCGTGTAGCAACATTGGTTGATCAGCCGATGAATGCCGGAATCCACAATCAAACCTTCGATGCATCCGCACTTTCCAGCGGTATCTATTTTTACAGGCTCGAAGCGGGTTCGTTCAGCGATGTTCAAAAGATGACGTTGATTAAGTAG